In one window of Terriglobia bacterium DNA:
- the clpB gene encoding ATP-dependent chaperone ClpB, whose product MRFDKFTLKGQEAVQAAQDVASKQGHQQLEPIHLLMSLLLQPEGVVVPALQKLGVSTNAVLGEVETELSRLPKVTSGFEQFIAPTLNQVFEKAFKEADQFKDEYVSTEHLLLAIADQKNDAAQKILQRHGVTRDAILKVLQTIRGSQRVTDQNPEDKYQALERYARDLTELARKGKLDPVIGRDDEIRRVVQVLSRRTKNNPVLIGEPGVGKTAIVEGLARRIVAGDVPETIKNKRIVALDMGALVAGAKYRGEFEDRLKAVLKEINEAEGQVILFIDELHTVVGAGAAEGAIDASNMLKPALARGELHCIGATTLNEYKKYIEKDAALERRFQQVYIGEPTVEDTISILRGLKERYEVHHGVKIKDSAIIAAATLSNRYISDRFLPDKAIDLVDEAASSLRIQIDSMPTEIDQLERDIMQLEIEKQALKREDDPASRERLQKIELSLSELREKSSQMKLRWQSEKEHIARIRQLKEQIEGLRLEEQKAEREGNYQRVAEIRYGALVGAQRELEKQNAELLARSENGRFLKEEVDEEDIAAVVSRWTGIPVSKMLEGEVAKLIKMEDRLRARVIGQEEALVAVSNSIRRSRAGLQDRKRPIGSFIFLGPTGVGKTELARALAEFLFDDEHAMVRLDMSEYMEKHSVSRMIGAPPGYVGYEEGGQLTEAIKRRPYSVVLFDEIEKAHSDVFNVLLQILDDGRLTDGKGRTIDFRNTVLIMTSNLASSMIQEFQARFSSSHKEDRKHGVSAGDIESRLREQVMQIMQENFKPEFLNRVDDIIIFHSLGRNEIQKIIDLQIFHLERMLTERNIGISLTDPARELLLREGFDPQYGARPMKRAIQRLIVNPLSMQLLEGIVHTGDMLQVDADLERGVMLFQPQSEKDVSSKKARAV is encoded by the coding sequence TGTTTGAAAAGGCATTCAAGGAAGCCGATCAGTTCAAGGACGAGTATGTTTCCACAGAACACTTGCTGCTGGCCATTGCTGACCAGAAAAACGACGCCGCCCAGAAGATCCTCCAGCGGCACGGCGTCACCCGGGATGCGATTCTCAAGGTGCTTCAAACCATCCGTGGTTCACAGCGGGTGACCGATCAGAATCCCGAGGACAAATACCAGGCCCTGGAGCGGTACGCCCGCGATCTGACCGAACTGGCACGCAAGGGAAAGCTGGACCCCGTCATCGGCCGCGATGATGAGATCCGGCGCGTGGTCCAGGTCCTGTCGCGCCGCACGAAAAACAATCCCGTTTTGATCGGCGAGCCGGGCGTCGGAAAAACCGCCATCGTGGAGGGACTCGCCCGCCGCATTGTGGCGGGAGATGTCCCGGAGACGATCAAGAACAAGCGGATCGTGGCCCTCGACATGGGGGCGCTCGTGGCAGGCGCCAAGTACCGGGGCGAGTTCGAAGACCGGCTCAAGGCCGTCTTGAAGGAGATCAATGAAGCCGAGGGCCAGGTGATTCTCTTCATCGACGAACTCCACACCGTGGTCGGCGCGGGCGCCGCCGAGGGCGCCATCGATGCCTCCAACATGTTGAAGCCGGCCCTGGCACGCGGCGAATTGCACTGCATTGGCGCCACCACCCTTAACGAATACAAGAAATACATTGAGAAAGACGCCGCCCTCGAACGGCGTTTTCAGCAGGTCTATATCGGAGAGCCCACAGTCGAGGATACGATCTCGATTCTGCGGGGACTGAAGGAGCGTTACGAGGTTCATCATGGCGTGAAAATCAAGGACAGCGCCATCATCGCGGCGGCTACCCTGTCGAACCGCTATATCAGCGACCGTTTTCTGCCGGACAAGGCCATCGATCTGGTCGACGAAGCCGCATCCTCCCTGCGGATTCAGATTGATTCGATGCCGACGGAGATCGATCAGCTCGAACGCGATATCATGCAGCTCGAAATCGAAAAGCAGGCGTTGAAGCGTGAGGACGATCCGGCCTCCAGAGAGCGGCTGCAGAAGATCGAGCTCTCGCTCAGCGAACTCCGGGAAAAGTCCAGCCAGATGAAGCTGCGCTGGCAGTCCGAGAAGGAGCACATCGCCCGGATTCGGCAGCTGAAAGAACAGATCGAGGGCCTCAGGCTGGAAGAGCAGAAGGCGGAACGCGAGGGGAATTACCAGCGGGTGGCAGAAATCCGCTACGGCGCGCTGGTGGGCGCTCAAAGAGAGCTGGAGAAACAGAACGCCGAACTCCTGGCCCGGTCTGAGAATGGGCGTTTCCTCAAGGAGGAAGTGGACGAAGAGGATATTGCGGCGGTCGTCTCGCGCTGGACCGGCATCCCGGTCTCCAAGATGCTCGAAGGAGAGGTGGCCAAGCTGATCAAGATGGAGGATCGCCTCCGGGCCCGGGTCATCGGACAGGAAGAAGCCCTGGTGGCGGTTTCCAATTCCATCCGGCGGAGTCGGGCGGGGCTGCAGGACCGCAAGCGTCCCATCGGGTCCTTCATTTTTCTGGGGCCGACCGGCGTGGGAAAAACGGAGTTGGCCCGCGCCCTGGCGGAATTCCTCTTCGACGACGAACATGCCATGGTGCGCCTCGACATGAGCGAGTACATGGAGAAACATTCCGTGTCCCGCATGATCGGGGCGCCGCCCGGCTACGTGGGATATGAGGAAGGGGGGCAGCTGACGGAAGCGATCAAGCGCCGCCCGTACTCCGTCGTTTTGTTTGATGAAATTGAGAAAGCGCACAGCGACGTGTTCAACGTGCTGCTGCAAATCCTCGATGATGGCCGACTAACTGACGGCAAAGGGCGGACGATCGATTTCAGAAACACCGTCCTGATCATGACCTCGAACCTCGCCTCCTCGATGATCCAGGAATTTCAGGCGCGGTTCAGCAGCTCGCACAAAGAGGACCGGAAACATGGAGTCTCCGCAGGCGACATCGAGTCGCGCCTGAGGGAACAGGTGATGCAGATCATGCAGGAAAACTTCAAGCCCGAGTTCCTGAATCGCGTGGATGACATCATTATTTTCCATTCGCTGGGGCGGAACGAAATCCAGAAGATCATCGACCTCCAGATCTTCCACCTCGAGCGGATGCTGACGGAACGCAACATCGGGATCTCCCTCACCGACCCTGCCCGCGAGCTGCTGTTGCGCGAGGGATTTGATCCGCAGTATGGGGCCCGTCCCATGAAACGGGCCATCCAGCGCCTGATCGTCAATCCGTTGTCGATGCAGCTGCTGGAAGGGATTGTCCATACGGGAGACATGCTGCAGGTCGATGCCGACCTCGAAAGGGGTGTCATGCTGTTTCAACCCCAGTCGGAGAAGGACGTCTCGTCGAAAAAAGCTCGAGCGGTGTGA